The Fulvivirga maritima genome segment GGCCTGATGTCAACTTGCTTTTTTACAATAATGTATCGTCTTGGCTTACCGTTTTCATGACTGAAAACCATCTCGTTCAGCTCTATTCCCTTTGCCAGTTTGACCCAATCTTTAAGCCCCCAAACTTCGCTTTTTACATTGGGGTACATGCGTACAGCCATAATGTAATTGAGGAGTTCTTCATCTAGATATGACATGATTTCTTCGTTGTAAAAACCACTATCGGCCCTTACCAGACCTACTTTTTGTCCTGCCAAGGCGTGCTTAAAGGTTTCTTCCATGAACTCCCTGCAACTACTACTGGCCGCTGTGTTGCCTGGCCTGAGCCATGCATTGGCCACCATTCTGGTTTGACTCACAAAGGCCATCAAGGGGTGATGTGAATTTCTCCCTCTTTTGTTGGGGTTATAACCTTTACTACTCCCTTGTTGATCTCCATATCGAGTGATCACAGTACTATCAAAATCAATGGTGAGTGCTCCTAAACGGAGCTGGTCAAAGAACCATTGTTGAAGCTCTGGAAATACTTCGTTGTTTAGGGATTGAGAGAATTTTCCAAAAAAAACGACTGTAGGTACTTTGGCTAGGCATACCATCCCATCCAAAAATTGACTGTAAAACAGTATCATATCTCAACCAGTCACAATGGATGTATCTACTAGCCCCTGTCCAGATACTCAGCCAAAAACTCTCTACGATTTGCTTGGGGTCATACCCTCGGTTAGAACCAGGAGATGGAAGTGCCAGTTCGGCTAATTTTTCTCGTATCCCTACCTGATCGATAAATCGTTTCATTAAACTCATCCCTCCAAAGGGTGTCACTGGCTTGGAGGAATATTCAATGGGTAAAGACCCTATATTTTGAGTAACCATTCTGGTG includes the following:
- a CDS encoding IS1380 family transposase — translated: MVCLAKVPTVVFFGKFSQSLNNEVFPELQQWFFDQLRLGALTIDFDSTVITRYGDQQGSSKGYNPNKRGRNSHHPLMAFVSQTRMVANAWLRPGNTAASSSCREFMEETFKHALAGQKVGLVRADSGFYNEEIMSYLDEELLNYIMAVRMYPNVKSEVWGLKDWVKLAKGIELNEMVFSHENGKPRRYIIVKKQVDIRPHAGGKELFEDQPGYRYSCYVTNMDLPLDQIWNMYNTRADCENRIKELKQDFGLENFCLQDFWATEASFRFIMVAYNLMSLFRHFALNHHRKATLSTLRSYCFALGAWTANHANKKVLKISLPSKRRPWMEGIFLNISSTSPPFDYSNE